In Lotus japonicus ecotype B-129 chromosome 5, LjGifu_v1.2, one genomic interval encodes:
- the LOC130717141 gene encoding uncharacterized protein LOC130717141: MHQYTLRSSKSKQQIFARVFHPDEVYIVVPREFLNDFEESLSKYVELVDPVGNKFCVSFYFDRDEPRFSANISELRTVHQIQGSVIICFIYLGDSRFDIQISDLNLFEIEYRKRTAHVAANVASSSHMNFHEVDGSVINLISDDDSENEVEDIVN; the protein is encoded by the exons ATGCATCAGTACACCTTAAGAAGTTCTAAGTCTAAGCAACAGATTTTTGCCAGAGTATTTCATCCGGATGAG GTGTATATTGTTGTACCAAGAGAATTCTTGAATGATTTTGAAGAAAGTCTCTCTAAATATGTTGAATTAGTGGATCCTGTAGGGAATAAATTCTGTGTTAGCTTTTATTTTGATCGTGATGAACCAAGATTTAGTGCTAATATTTCAGAGTTACGAACTGTGCACCAAATACAGGGAAGTGTGataatttgttttatttatctTGGTGATAGTAGATTTGACATCCAAATTAGTGATCTGAACTTGTTTGAGATTGAGTATAGGAAAAGAACTGCTCATGTTGCAGCTAATGTTGCAAGTTCAAGTCATATGAATTTTCATGAAGTAGATGGTTCggttataaatttaattagtgatgatgattctgagaaTGAAGTTGAAGATATTGTGAATTAG